The following proteins come from a genomic window of Coregonus clupeaformis isolate EN_2021a chromosome 2, ASM2061545v1, whole genome shotgun sequence:
- the LOC121532126 gene encoding transcription factor Sox-3 → MYNMMETEIKSPLPQSNSGSAAGNKNNSANDQDRVKRPMNAFMVWSRGQRRKMAQENPKMHNSEISKRLGADWKLLTDAEKRPFIDEAKRLRAMHMKDHPDYKYRPRRKTKTLLKKDKYSLPGGLLAPGANAVNNGVSVGQRMDSYAHMNGWTNSAYSLMQDQLAYPQHHSINSPQIQQMHRYEMAGLQYPMMSSAQTYMNAASTYSMSPAYTQQTSSAMGLGSMASVCKTEPSSPPPAITSHSQRACLGDLRDMISMYLPPGGDSADHASLQTSRLHSVHPHYQTAGSGVNGTLPLTHI, encoded by the coding sequence ATGTATAACATGATGGAAACCGAGATCAAGAGCCCGCTCCCGCAGTCCAATTCGGGCTCAGCGGCGGGCAACAAGAACAACAGTGCCAACGACCAGGACCGGGTGAAGCGGCCTATGAACGCTTTCATGGTGTGGTCCCGTGGACAGCGGAGAAAGATGGCACAAGAGAACCCTAAAATGCACAACTCTGAGATCAGCAAGCGGCTCGGTGCAGACTGGAAACTTTTGACCGACGCTGAGAAGAGACCCTTCATCGACGAGGCCAAGCGTCTGCGCGCCATGCACATGAAGGATCATCCGGATTACAAATACCGTCCCCGCAGGAAGACCAAGACCCTGCTCAAGAAAGACAAGTATTCTTTGCCTGGAGGACTTCTGGCGCCAGGTGCCAACGCTGTCAACAACGGCGTCTCGGTGGGACAGCGGATGGACAGTTATGCTCACATGAATGGCTGGACAAACAGTGCGTACTCTCTCATGCAGGACCAGTTGGCCTACCCTCAGCATCACAGCATCAACAGCCCCCAGATTCAGCAGATGCACCGGTATGAGATGGCAGGGCTCCAGTACCCCATGATGTCCTCGGCGCAGACCTACATGAACGCAGCATCCACGTACAGCATGTCCCCAGCATACACGCAGCAAACCTCCAGCGCCATGGGCTTGGGCTCCATGGCCTCCGTGTGCAAGACCGAGCCGAGCTCACCTCCTCCGGCGATTACCTCTCACTCCCAGAGAGCGTGTTTGGGGGACCTGAGGGATATGATCAGCATGTACCTGCCTCCCGGTGGAGACAGTGCGGATCACGCTTCCCTGCAGACCAGTCGGTTACACAGTGTACATCCGCACTATCAGACCGCGGGGAGTGGCGTGAACGGAACGCTACCCCTAACCCAcatttga